The region cctgcgcgagacgcgcgcacgcagccgaTCCCGCGGCGTAGCGGCGTTCCGCCACCGCATCCTCCACGACGAAAGTGAGCGTCGTCAAGCGCTGCTCACAGCCTTATCCCAGCCTACGGACGTACAAGCGCAGGCGGCCGCTCCCATGTCCGACCgccagcgcgccgagcgcgccgaggcccAAGGCCTGCATGTCGAACTAAACGACGACCACCAAATTGTGGATCAACGCGACTTGCTCCAACGCGGCCTCAATGTCATGAGGAAGCGCAAagacgcacgcgacgaggcgcccacTCCCACCTCGCGCGCGAAGCGCAGCCACCTGATGGAGGAGGCCCTCTTGGCACGTGTCGgcgacgacagcgacgacgacgaggctTGATGTGGAGCGCCACCCGGTCTCTTTTATGCTCGACGTGCAAGTGTGGGTCGTGGATGTGTCGGCGTGGCATCGCGAGCCGTACACACGCccaggcgcgtcgcaggTCCccgcgctggatgcgcgtCTCGTAGGCGCCGAGGACGCGACGCGCATAGGTCGGTACGTGCGAGCGATCGATCGCGTGCGGGCGTTCGTGGCGTGCCTCCTGCCACGCGTCATGCTTGTGGCGACGCAGTGCGTGGGGCACTGGCGCGACGTCGCGATCCAGCGGACCGAGAGCGGTCGGCCTTGTACGGATGTGCCGCACATCGACTTTAATCTATCGCACGATGGCGACTGGGTCGTCATGGCGTtctcgcgcacgcaccgcgTGGGTGTCGACGTGATGCAAGTGGCCCTACCGCATTTTGAAGAGAGCAGTGCGTCGTTCTGCCACAcgatgtcgtcgtccatgtcgcgATCTGAGCGCGAGTGGGTCGCGCAGGGCGCGTCCGAGGCCGACGTCCTGTCGCGCCTGTACGACGTGTGGACGTACAAGGAGGCGCTCACGAAAAACAtgggcctcggcctcggctACGACTTTGCGCGGATCGACCTGCGCTTCGGACgggacgtgcgcctcgcgatGGATggccgcgccgtcgacacgTTCCGCTTCCGCGAGCTGGCGCTGCCGTGTGGCGCGtcgagtcgcgcgccaGGCTCGCGTGTGGCCATCGCGTTGGGCCCACGCGACGCATGGGAGGCGCCCATGTCCAAGCAGGCCGTgccggcgcagcaggccatggacgagggcTGGCTGCGCATGTGGACGTACGACGCGTGGCTGGACTATGCGTGGGCGATGAGCGGGGTATGAGAGGCTACAGGTCATCGTACTCGTCGGGGGTATGAAAGAAGGCGGCATAGGCCATCACTGCGTCGGTAAGTCGGCGTGCACGTACTTGTACCATAGACCAGCAGGCCACCACAGAGCGTCAGGACAGCGGCTGTGCCCGTGATGATGCCCGtgtgcgccagcacgatcggcaAGGCGATGCCCGTCatgagcagcgcgcccgtGAGAAAGTAGCCCATGTCCAGGTACGCATCATGGTAGTCGGAAAAGCTGTCAGCCCCGGCCAGGTGGCCAAAGCACGCATTCGGCGTCGGGGCGAGCGCGAACGACAAGGCCGACCAGATCGGCATCCAGTTCGACCATACCGCGCACGACAAAATCACCAGCAGGAAGCCAAGGGCGAGCGAAAAGGACAGAAAGATGACCGTGTGGATGCCGTTCGTCGCCGCGACCGACATGCTGCTGtccgcagcgccgccgccggccgcgacgcgccccGCCGTCGTCCGGGGGGAGACGCACGCCACGTGCAGGCACGTGCCTTCGGCCGAGGTACATTTTCTACGTTttgcgcgcgcggcgtgggTGGCTCGTCGATCGAGCGAACGTCGTCGGCACACGCCTGACCTGAGCACGTTGCCACTGGCGGTATGGCGAGGCGAACGAGTACGATGCCGACGGGCATGGCAGCGTACGTAGGTGCGGCGTCAGGGAGCTCTGTGCATGGCGAACATAGTACGTGCGGCGACGCCACTGACAGGCCAGGTCATGCCAAagccacgacggcgcacgACATGTACCTGTCGGACGAAACGGTACGTgcccgcagcgcgctgACGTGCAGGATGACATGGAGTGCCCGCTGTGTCTAGAGGAGATTGATATATCCGATGCGAACTTCAAGCCGTGTCCGTGCGGCTACCAGATATGCCGGTTCTGCTGGCACCACATCAAGCAGAACTTGAATGGGCGGTGCCCTGCGTGCCGGCGAAAATACTCGGACCAGGCCATTGAGTTCAaggccatgtcgacggAAGAGTGCGTACATGCGACTTACCACGCAGGATTATGCGGCTCACGAACGCGAAAAAGAACAAGGAGCGCGAAAAGAAGGAGATGGAGGCGACCAACCGCAAGCACCTCGCGAACATGCGCGTCGTGCAAAAGAACCTGGTGTACGTCGTGGGTCTGAGCCCCAagctcgcgcgcgaggAGTTCATCCCGACGCTCAAGGGCCCCGACTACTTTGGCCAGTACGGACGCGTGGCCAAAATCCTCATCAGCAAGCGCATGACGTCCAGCAAGTACGGACATGGCTCGCATGATCCGTCGATGGGCGTGTATGTGACATACCAGAGCAAGGAAGATGCGGCTCGTgcgatcgtcgcgatcgaCGGCAGCAAGGAGCCAGGCGGCCGCATCATCCGTGCGAGCTACGGCACGACCAAGTACTGCACGTCGTACCTGCGCAacatgccgtgctcgaaCGCCGGGTGCACGTACCTGCACGAGCCCGGCGAGGAAGCAGACTCCTTCACCAAGGAAGACTTGGCGACgctgcggcacgccgcgcgcgacACGGAGCACAAAATCAAGCCGGCATCGATGCACTTGATGCCGATCACGAAAAAGGCGTCGACGGAAGCGATCTCGCACGCCTCGCCCGCTCCGTCCGCCGCGGGCGATGAAGGCTCCGCGCTGCCccgcacggcgtcgtgggcgaACGCGGGCAAGATGTTCTCGGCGGCGGGCGAGCCGGCTCCGATGCCCCCGCCCCGGGATCCGCAGGCGTTCCCCGGCctcgcggcggcggccgctgctCCGACGCACTCGCCCAAGATGCGGCCCAaggcggccaaggcgccagctgcgacgcgcgcgcgcgaggccgactcggtgccgagctcgccgacgcctCGCAAGGCCGcgccgatcgtgctggacgatgtgcggCGCCACGATATGGTGGAGCCGCCGTACCTGTTCTCGACGTTCGACTGGCCGCTGTTGACGCATTGGGGCGATGGCGACTTTAGCTTCTACCTGCCGTCGCTGCCGACTTCGATGGCGCCTACcgacgacca is a window of Malassezia restricta chromosome III, complete sequence DNA encoding:
- a CDS encoding coiled-coil domain protein translates to MKQLERARQQAKKEQDSERKPKYMHQFFEAAETRERDRLRAEAKRIQRERAAEGDAFRDTEAFVTSAYQAQQEAWQRAEEEERLRETRARSRSRGVAAFRHRILHDESERRQALLTALSQPTDVQAQAAAPMSDRQRAERAEAQGLHVELNDDHQIVDQRDLLQRGLNVMRKRKDARDEAPTPTSRAKRSHLMEEALLARVGDDSDDDEA
- a CDS encoding vacuolar protein sorting 55 superfamily encodes the protein MSVAATNGIHTVIFLSFSLALGFLLVILSCAVWSNWMPIWSALSFALAPTPNACFGHLAGADSFSDYHDAYLDMGYFLTGALLMTGIALPIVLAHTGIITGTAAVLTLCGGLLVYGTMMAYAAFFHTPDEYDDL
- a CDS encoding CCR4-NOT transcription complex subunit 4; its protein translation is MARRTSTMPTGMAAYVGAASGSSVHGEHSHAKATTAHDMYLSDETDDMECPLCLEEIDISDANFKPCPCGYQICRFCWHHIKQNLNGRCPACRRKYSDQAIEFKAMSTEEIMRLTNAKKNKEREKKEMEATNRKHLANMRVVQKNLVYVVGLSPKLAREEFIPTLKGPDYFGQYGRVAKILISKRMTSSKYGHGSHDPSMGVYVTYQSKEDAARAIVAIDGSKEPGGRIIRASYGTTKYCTSYLRNMPCSNAGCTYLHEPGEEADSFTKEDLATLRHAARDTEHKIKPASMHLMPITKKASTEAISHASPAPSAAGDEGSALPRTASWANAGKMFSAAGEPAPMPPPRDPQAFPGLAAAAAAPTHSPKMRPKAAKAPAATRAREADSVPSSPTPRKAAPIVLDDVRRHDMVEPPYLFSTFDWPLLTHWGDGDFSFYLPSLPTSMAPTDDHDAAPYSGTFNPFDEPDSVWGPYEQARVPDAAWPLRQQAALHRGVAPHMLDNVRAPEEQRSAAAAMLAARARQLQEAGETVSTHSMSDVRTHLARQQAQQQAQHGPTADAHSLLTLLRRGQEPDVLADAATPPAPPPGLRTQPPNRATGLLLAQLLGTPPAQQHPDAYAAGVPPATVRQP
- a CDS encoding 4'-phosphopantetheinyl transferase, producing MLDVQVWVVDVSAWHREPYTRPGASQVPALDARLVGAEDATRIGRYVRAIDRVRAFVACLLPRVMLVATQCVGHWRDVAIQRTESGRPCTDVPHIDFNLSHDGDWVVMAFSRTHRVGVDVMQVALPHFEESSASFCHTMSSSMSRSEREWVAQGASEADVLSRLYDVWTYKEALTKNMGLGLGYDFARIDLRFGRDVRLAMDGRAVDTFRFRELALPCGASSRAPGSRVAIALGPRDAWEAPMSKQAVPAQQAMDEGWLRMWTYDAWLDYAWAMSGV